CTCATGCCCCGTTTTACGAACGCTAACGTCAACAGGATTGACAGCGACGGCTTGAGCTTGAACAAGTAAGTCATGACCTTGAGCGCTAGGTTTTGAAATCGTCACGTCTCGTAGACTAGCAGGATCTTCAATAGGTAAGTGGTCGGTAAAACCAATTGCATGCATTATTAATCAAACCCCTTTCATGACATTACTATAGGTTACCAGTGAGGAATAAACAAGACGTGAATTATTTGCCACATAGGGACATATTTGTCACGCCTATTAGTCCGGTCTGACGGCAAAGTTGTGCTACAATCAAGACACTTAATTAAGGTAGGGGAAGTTAGATGCAGCGACAAGTATACGATTGTACGCCGGGTTGTCCGGTTGAAAGTACCTTGCAAGTTATTGCCGGCAAGTGGAAGAGCGTGATTTTGTATCATTTATTTACGGCAGGAACATGCCGGTTCAGCATTTTGCAAAAACGACTGCCGGGTTGTTCGCGGCGGATGCTAGCTCGCCAGTTACAAGAATTGGTTCAAGACGGGGTGATTGCAAAACGAGTTTATCCGGTCGTGCCACCGAAAACGGAGTATTGGATCACGCCATTTGGTCAGACCTTGAAACCGGTGATTATGGCTATGGAGACGTGGGGCCGACAGTATAATTCAGTGAATGGAAAACCTCGTCAATAGGAATGTGAGAACGGGCATAGTGTGAGTTTCAAGGAATTGTTGTCGGTTTTGTTAGGGGCGATTGTGCTTGGTGCCTTGCTCGCATTAATAGTGACTGTTTAACTAGGCTAGTAAAGAATTGATGTGATTTTTTACTAGCCTAGTTGTTTTCTAATCTAATAAAACGGGAGTCTGATGTAAAAAGTACACCGATAGATCAC
This Lactiplantibacillus plantarum DNA region includes the following protein-coding sequences:
- a CDS encoding winged helix-turn-helix transcriptional regulator, giving the protein MQRQVYDCTPGCPVESTLQVIAGKWKSVILYHLFTAGTCRFSILQKRLPGCSRRMLARQLQELVQDGVIAKRVYPVVPPKTEYWITPFGQTLKPVIMAMETWGRQYNSVNGKPRQ